The Pochonia chlamydosporia 170 chromosome 1, whole genome shotgun sequence genome window below encodes:
- a CDS encoding 2-deoxyglucose-6-phosphate phosphatase (similar to Metarhizium acridum CQMa 102 XP_007812514.1), with protein sequence MGSQPSYTQPPQQVSFDGFLFDMDGTLIDSTDAIVKHWHKTGAELGLDPEEILKTSHGRRSIDIFKIIAPHKATWEYVKEVEGQLPLLYGDLAKEIPGARKVLDSLIAQSAPWAIVTSGTAPLVSGWLQRLSLAIPEHLVTAESVQNGKPDPTCYLMGLEKLRLQDRAGQVLVLEDAPAGIKAGKAAGCKVIGLVTSHTVEQVVAAGPDWVVKDLESVRVVGRHGAQVTIEISNALVQ encoded by the exons ATGGGCTCACAACCAAGCTATACGCAACCGCCTCAACAGGTTTCCTTTGACGGATTCCTCTTTGACATGGACGGCACTTTGATCGATTCTACCGACGCAATTGTAAAGCATTGGCACAA GACCGGCGCAGAACTCGGCCTAGATCCGGAAGAGATTTTGAAAACGTCTCATGGACGAAGGAGCATTGATATCTTTAAGATTATTGCTCCCCATAAAGCTACGTGGGAAT ACGTAAAAGAGGTAGAAGGCCAACTTCCCCTTTTATACGGCGATCTCGCCAAGGAAATACCTGGAGCCAGAAAAGTTCTTGATTCTCTCATCGCCCAATCCGCCCCTTGGGCCATCGTGACATCTGGCACAGCTCCTCTCGTTTCCGGCTGGCTACAGCGCCTGTCTCTCGCCATACCAGAGCATCTCGTCACAGCGGAATCAGTGCAGAACGGCAAACCGGATCCAACGTGCTATCTCATGGgcctggagaagctgcgCCTTCAAGATCGCGCCGGACAGGTTCTCGTCTTGGAGGATGCCCCTGCAGGAatcaaggctggcaaggcCGCTGGTTGCAAGGTCATTGGGCTAGTGACGAGCCATACCGTCGAACAGGTTGTTGCCGCGGGACCGGACTGGGTAGTCAAAGACCTGGAGTCGGTCAGGGTTGTCGGACGGCACGGTGCCCAGGTGACAATTGAGATTTCGAACGCGTTGGTGCAATAG
- a CDS encoding pyroglutamyl peptidase type I (similar to Metarhizium acridum CQMa 102 XP_007812513.1) codes for MGSQNKEQRELTVLVTGFGPFREQYPVNPSWEIAKGLPSHLPPLRAKDPNSRAAQELPPVRILVHPEPIRVNYKVVRDLVPSFWDTYQGHKIDIAIHIGMASPRPFYQIERRAHRRGYKSLDVDNELLDDGPEGKPDDAEWIWHGLPDEILTDLDIDDVHRRWQGHSSKDMDLRISEDPGRYLCDFIYYSSLAHLYKANRPRKVVFLHVPSDASDAYVSQGRELAVNLIRSLVESETDKVDGSGDGA; via the exons ATGGGCTCTCAAAACAAAGAACAGCGGGAGCTGACGGTCCTCGTCACCGGCTTTGGC CCCTTTCGAGAACAATACCCCGTCAACCCGTCATGGGAAATCGCCAAAGGCCTCCCGTCGCACCTCCCGCCCCTTCGGGCTAAGGACCCCAACTCCAGAGCGGCACAGGAGCTGCCTCCCGTCCGCATCCTCGTCCACCCGGAGCCCATCCGCGTCAACTACAAGGTGGTGCGGGACCTCGTGCCCAGCTTCTGGGACACATACCAGGGCCACAAGATTGACATCGCTATCCACATTGGCATGGCTAGCCCGCGACCGTTCTACCAGATTGAGCGCCGGGCTCACAGGAGGGGGTACAAGTCGCTGGATGTGGATAACGAGCTGCTGGACGATGGGCCGGAGGGGAAGCCGGACGATGCGGAATGGATCTGGCATGGCTTGCCGGATGAGATTCTGACGGATCTGGACATTGACGATGTTCATAGGCGGTGGCAGGGTCATAGCTCG AAGGACATGGATCTCCGTATCTCAGAGGACCCGGGCCGTTATCTCTGCGACTTCATTTATTACTCGTCGCTGGCGCATTTGTACAAGGCGAACCGTCCGCGCAAGGTTGTGTTTCTGCATGTCCCGTCTGATGCGTCTGATGCGTATGTCTCGCAGGGTCGGGAGCTGGCGGTGAATTTGATTAGGTCGTTGGTGGAGAGTGAGACGGATAAGGTAGATGGATCTGGGGATGGTGCGTAG
- a CDS encoding kelch repeats protein (similar to Neosartorya fischeri NRRL 181 XP_001260121.1) gives MAKDKKKNSDAKKAKKAEKAAKQASKGDKKAKTKAAKIEGSDAEDVDLDAVLEEYRRQQEQFLKVTEMVCDGPPRPRAASTLMASPTDTNNLLLFGGEYFNGSLAQFYNDLHIYNINRDEWRCVTSPNAPLPRSGHAWTRASNPNHVYLFGGEFSSPKQGTFHHYSDFWRLEPATREWTKIEVKGKDKSPPARSGHRMTYWKQYIILFGGFQDTSNQTKYLADLWIFDTVNFVWLCPTLPQAQLKPDARSSFTLLPCDTGAVLYGGYSRVKATVNLKKKAGKSQNQGQKNVLIPKVHDDCFFLRMALPAADAGPNSPPTVRWERRKKPANPPNPSRAGATMTWHKGRGILFGGVHDVEASEEGMDSEFFNQLFAWNIERNRFMPLGLRKPRQQKKAASEQQRVGRRGRAQANEEELLRQLAALETGASLDDVEGIEIEKKEEEPEVDEKPAREMPVTMEPPHIRFNAQMAVQDDVLYIYGGTFEKGDREFTFDDLYAIDLSKLDGCKEIFNRPVEDWIESEDEDDDEDDEDEDEDEEDEDEDEDEEPEQLHTPSKRKKDVSDTASETTSTPSEEDDTETTATSVDDGLPHPRPFESRREFFVRTTAEWQEILMTSLRWKNIQPETLTIKEIKAKAFELSEEKWWDCREEITALEEEQEAAGIQEVVSLAERGDAGGGARRR, from the exons atggccaaggacaagaagaaaaactCGGACGCCAAAAAGGCCAAAAAG GCCGAAAAGGCagccaagcaagccagcaagGGGGACAAAAAGGCCAAAACCAAAGCTGCCAAAATCGAGGGCAGTGATGCCGAAGATGTCGATCTGGACGCCGTCCTCGAGGAGTaccgccgccagcaggagCAATTCCTCAAGGTCACTGAAATGGTTTGCGACGGGCCACCACGACCAAGAGCTGCGTCTACGTTGATGGCTTCGCCTACGGATACGAACAACCTCCTCTTATTTGGGGGTGAGTACTTCAACGGCTCCTTGGCCCAGTTCTACAACGACCTGCACATATACAACATCAATCGCGACGAGTGGCGCTGCGTCACCTCACCCAATGCTCCTCTGCCTCGCTCGGGACATGCATGGACTCGTGCCTCGAATCCTAACCATGTGTATCTTTTTGGAGGCGAGTTCTCGTCGCCGAAGCAAGGCACTTTCCACCACTACTCGGACTTCTGGAGACTGGAGCCCGCGACGAGGGAGTGGACCAAGATTGAagtcaagggcaaggataAGAGTCCTCCGGCAAGAAGTGGTCACCGTATGACGTACTGGAAGCAGTATATTATTCTATTTGGAGGCTTTCAAGATACttcgaaccagaccaagtaTCTGGCCGACTTGTGGATCTTCGACACGGTCAACTTTGTCTGGCTTTGTCCGACATTGCCGCAAGCACAACTTAAGCCGGATGCGCGATCTTCATTTACACTGTTGCCGTGTGACACTGGCGCGGTGCTCTACGGCGGATATTCCCGAGTCAAAGCGACTGTGAATCTAAAGAAAAAAGCCGGCAAATCCCAAAACCAAGGACAAAAGAACGTCCTCATTCCCAAAGTCCACGACGACTGCTTCTTCCTAAGAATGGCACTGCCTGCAGCGGACGCCGGTCCCAACTCCCCGCCAACTGTACGATGGGAGCGCAGAAAGAAGCCCGCCAATCCTCCGAATCCCTCTCGCGCGGGCGCAACAATGACATGGCACAAGGGACGAGGCATTCTCTTCGGCGGCGTGCACGACGTGGAAGCCAGCGAAGAAGGCATGGACAGCGAATTCTTCAACCAGCTCTTCGCATGGAACATTGAGCGCAACAGATTCATGCCCCTTGGTCTCCGCAAGCCGCGTCAACAAAAGAAGGCCGCGTCGGAACAACAGCGCGTCGGCCGTCGTGGTCGTGCGCAAGCCAACGAGGAGGAACTCCTGCGGCAACTTGCTGCCCTTGAGACGGGTGCTTCTCTCGACGACGTGGAGGGCATCGAgattgagaagaaggaggaggagccgGAGGTGGATGAGAAGCCGGCGAGAGAAATGCCAGTCACCATGGAGCCTCCTCATATTCGGTTCAATGCGCAGATGGCGGTGCAGGACGACGTGCTGTACATTTATGGCGGGACGTTTGAGAAGGGTGATCGTGAGTTTACGTTTGACGACTTGTATGCCATTGATTTGAGTAAGCTTGATGGGTGTAAGGAGATTTTCAACCGTCCTGTTGAGGATTGGATT GAAtccgaggatgaggacgatgatgaggatgatgaagatgaagacgaggacgaagaggatgaggacgaggatgaggatgaagagccCGAACAGCTTCACACGCCTAGTAAGCGTAAGAAGGATGTGTCGGACACGGCATCCGAAACgacgtcaacaccatccgaagaagacgataCCGAAACAACAGCCACGTCAGTGGACGACGGTCTACCTCACCCCAGA CCATTCGAATCCCGTCGCGAGTTCTTTGTCCGCACAACGGCGGAGTGGCAGGAAATCCTCATGACCAGCCTCCGGTGGAAGAACATACAGCCTGAGACGCTGACGATCAAGGAGATAAAGGCCAAGGCGTTTGAGCTGAGCGAGGAGAAGTGGTGGGATTGTAGGGAGGAGATTACGgcgttggaggaggagcaggaggcgGCGGGGATTCAGGAGGTTGTTAGTCTGGCGGAGAGGGGGGATGCTGGAGGTGGTGCGAGGAGGAGGTAG
- a CDS encoding glutamyl-tRNA(Gln) amidotransferase subunit A (similar to Pyrenophora tritici-repentis Pt-1C-BFP XP_001936998.1) has product MKVSKLVKVTLGVACSLLPLGVVATPSKPNAFPSLLDATLDELRHGLDSGHFTSVDLTKAYIARIKEVSQDLRPVNEINPDALTIAAAMDAARKDKSRNLGPLHGIPVLIKDNIATLDKMNNTAGSYALLGATPKEDSTMVAKLRKAGVIILGKANLSQWANYRSYNTSNGWTSYGGQTKGAYFRDQDPSGSSSGSGVSSSIGLAWAALGTETDGSIISPSNVNNLVGIKPSVGLTSRYLVVPISEHQDTIGPMARTVKDAAYLLAAIAGADKKDNYTSAIPFNGRLPDYVGACKKDGLKGKRLGVPRNWLPPRKESSPVMKAFEATLKLLRSEGATIIDDINTPGQDMIGPSMELVLGVDMLTDVATHYFNHLKSNPHNITTLQQLQEFTQKFPKEEWPRRDTQLWQNAIDLGFDNTSPQFWGNYTEQLYYAGPLGILGALKNNSLDAIVVPSDYVSSLPAIVGSPIITVPLGKQPADTPLTRNGFGNLYATAPNLPFGLAFAGARFSEEKLIEIAYAFEQKTKVRGTVRPLVKPRTELRDVVKRTA; this is encoded by the coding sequence ATGAAGGTTTccaagcttgtcaaggtGACCTTGGGGGTTGCATGCTCATTGCTGCcccttggtgttgttgcaaCGCCCTCCAAGCCCAATGCTTTCCCATCTCTTCTCGATGCCACTCTAGATGAGCttcgccatggccttgactCTGGCCACTTTACGAGCGTCGACCTGACAAAAGCGTACATCGCTCGAATTAAAGAAGTCTCACAAGATTTACGACCCGTTAATGAAATAAACCCCGATGCATTGACCATTGCGGCGGCCATGGACGCCGCGAGAAAAGATAAATCTCGTAACCTTGGACCGTTGCATGGCATCCCCGTTCTCATCAAGGATAACATTGCTACGTTGGATAAAATGAACAACACGGCCGGCTCGTATGCTCTGCTTGGCGCGACACCAAAGGAAGATAGCACCATGGTCGCGAAGCTCAGAAAGGCGGGCGTGATTATCCTGGGAAAAGCAAACTTGTCGCAGTGGGCAAATTACCGAAGCTATAACACGAGCAATGGGTGGACTTCATATGGCGGCCAGACAAAGGGTGCTTATTTCCGTGACCAAGATCCGTCGGGGTCTTCCTCTGGAAGTGGTGTCTCTTCGTCCATCGGGTTGGCGTGGGCGGCATTGGGAACGGAAACAGATGGCTCTATTATTTCGCCTTCGAATGTTAACAACCTCGTGGGTATTAAGCCCTCTGTTGGCCTGACTTCACGGTACTTAGTTGTTCCCATCTCTGAGCACCAAGACACGATTGGACCGATGGCCAGGACCGTTAAAGACGCGGCATACCTCCTCGCTGCGATTGCTGGTGCCGACAAGAAGGACAACTACACGTCAGCTATCCCGTTCAACGGCAGACTACCCGATTACGTTGGTGCTTGCAAAAAGGACGGCCTGAAGGGCAAGAGGCTTGGCGTGCCGCGCAACTGGTTGCCGCCGCGGAAAGAGAGTTCCCCTGTTATGAAGGCATTTGAGGCAACGTTGAAGCTGCTCCGCTCCGAGGGAGCCACCATCATagacgacatcaacacccctGGTCAGGACATGATAGGACCGTCTATGGAGCTCGTCTTGGGCGTTGACATGCTCACGGATGTTGCTACACACTACTTCAACCATCTCAAGTCCAACCCTCACAATATCACCacgctgcagcagcttcaggAGTTTACGCAAAAGTTCCCCAAGGAGGAATGGCCCAGAAGGGACACACAGCTGTGGCAAAATGCCATTGACTTGGGTTTTGATAACACTTCTCCTCAGTTCTGGGGCAACTACACCGAGCAGCTATACTATGCGGGACCGCTCGGTATCCTCGGCGCCCTGAAGAACAACTCGTTGGACGCTATCGTTGTTCCTAGCGATTACGTGTCTTCGCTGCCAGCTATTGTTGGCAGTCCCATTATCACCGTGCCACTGGGCAAACAGCCAGCTGACACGCCCCTGACGAGAAATGGGTTTGGAAATCTGTATGCTACTGCGCCGAATTTGCCGTTTGGTCTTGCTTTTGCCGGTGCTCGATTCAGTGAGGAGAAATTGATTGAGATTGCCTATGCGTTTGAGCAAAAGACCAAGGTTCGTGGCACAGTCAGGCCACTTGTGAAGCCAAGGACTGAGTTGCGGGATGTGGTTAAGAGGACGGCATGA
- a CDS encoding RNA cap guanine-N2 methyltransferase (similar to Metarhizium robertsii ARSEF 23 XP_007820578.1) — MGSSQVPKISTSYAMEPADKFPLTDECKHYEGKHQVPWDIQKYFAQRYSIFSWYDEGVYMTDDAWFGVTPEPVANQIAREMTTIDSSKDTLIDVFAGAGGNTIAFALTKRWKRIIAIERDTSTLACAQNNAELYEVDPSVITWIHADSFEYLDILHNRPEELHPDLRIDVSSTVLFASPPWGGPGYRTDEVFDLTNMQPYNLDKLHSSYRRMDHVLYLPRTSDIRQVAELAPGERKVDVVQYCMEGASKAMVAFIPGCGSEGS, encoded by the exons ATGGGGAGCTCCCAGGTCCCCAAAATCTCAACAAGCTACGCCATGGAGCCGGCAGACAAGTTTCCGCTTACAGACGAGTGCAAGCACTACGAGGGCAAACACCAAGTACCATGGGACATTCAAAA ATACTTTGCACAGCGCTACTCCATCTTCTCGTGGTACGATGAAGGTGTATACATGACAGACGATGCCTGGTTCGGCGTCACCCCCGAACCAGTAGCAAA CCAAATCGCGCGTGAAATGACCACCATAGATTCCTCCAAAGACACCCTCATAGATGTATTCGCCGGCGCGGGCGGCAACACCATCGCCTTTGCGCTCACCAAGCGCTGGAAAcgcatcatcgccattgaGCGCGACACCTCAACGCTCGCGTGTGCCCAGAACAACGCCGAGCTGTACGAGGTAGATCCCTCGGTGATTACGTGGATTCACGCCGACAGCTTCGAGTACCTGGACATTTTGCACAACCGGCCGGAGGAGCTGCACCCAGACCTGAGGATCGACGTGAGCAGCACGGTGTTGTTTGCGAGCCCGCCGTGGGGGGGACCCGGGTACAGGACAGATGAGGTGTttgacttgaccaacatGCAGCCGTATAACTTGGATAAGTTGCATTCGTCGTATAGGAGGATGGATCACGTGTTGTATCTGCCGCGGACGAGCGACATTCGGCAGGTTGCTGAGTTGGCGCCGGGGGAGAGGAAGGTGGATGTTGTGCAGTATTGTATGGAGGGGGCGAGTAAGGCTATGGTGGCGTTTATACCTGGATGCGGTTCAGAGGGGTCGTGA
- a CDS encoding golgi reassembly stacking protein (similar to Metarhizium robertsii ARSEF 23 XP_007820577.1), which produces MFNALNRFMSRLDGDVPQRRNEHGSFGFQVLRNTNLQLAVEPWFDFIVGINGRPIEDPNPALFAQEVRNCAGSTVSLGLWNAKGQRTREMHVPVPPDTASLGLTLQYSPIALAANIWHVLDVAAKSPADQGGLLPYSDYILGSPEGSLHGESALGELVEDHIGRPLRLFVYNNEYNVTREATIHPSRDWGGEGALGCVLGYGALHRLPAPLSEPVNAPGETMFDGDVNEKGGESGFVPADAPSAPPPAAQPESGSEYLVPAQMVGSDPVSAPPRSGAGKKKDRHHHPANNDFMDDYFKEQEKKSRELDNAPSGKGSPAPPPPKAGPPKAATPVQAAE; this is translated from the exons ATGTTCAACGCGCTCAATCGGTTCATGTCCCGTCTGGACGGCGACGTGCCCCAGCGACGCAACGAACACGGATCCTTTGGCTTCCAAGTGCTAAGGAATACAAACCTCCAGCTGGCCGTCGAGCCATGGTTCGATTTCATCGTCGGAATCAATGGAAGACCCATA GAAGACCCCAATCCCGCCCTCTTTGCGCAAGAAGTTCGAAACTGCGCCGGTAGCACCGTCTCCCTCGGCCTCTGGAACGCAAAG GGCCAACGGACGCGAGAAATGCACGTCCCCGTGCCGCCAGACACGGCATCCCTCGGCCTCACCCTCCAATACTCACCGATTGCTCTCGCCGCAAACATATGGCACGTGCTAGACGTGGCGGCCAAGTCTCCCGCCGACCAGGGCGGTCTCCTCCCTTACAGCGACTACATCCTGGGCAGCCCTGAGGGATCGCTGCATGGCGAGAGCGCTCTGGGCGAACTGGTGGAGGACCACATTGGCCGGCCGCTGCGGCTGTTCGTCTACAACAACGAATACAACGTCACGAGAGAGGCGACGATACACCCCAGCCGGGATTGGGGTGGTGAAGGCGCGTTGGGGTGCGTGCTTGGTTACGGCGCGTTGCACCGTCTGCCTGCTCCGTTGAGCGAGCCTGTGAATGCGCCTGGGGAGACCATGTTTGACGGGGACGTCAATGAAAAAGGTGGCGAGAGCGGGTTTGTCCCTGCGGATGCACCGTCTGCACCACCTCCTGCTGCGCAACCAGAATCAGGTAGTGAATATCTGGTGCCGGCGCAGATGGTGGGCTCCGACCCAGTGAGCGCGCCGCCGCGGTCAGGAgcaggaaagaagaaggacagacaccaccaccccGCGAACAACGACTTCATGGACGACTACTTCAAGGAGCAGGAGAAAAAGAGCCGCGAGTTGGATAATGCCCCGTCTGGTAAGGGGTCACCAGCGCCGCCGCCCCCAAAGGCAGGGCCCCCCAAAGCCGCGACACCAGTACAAGCAGCCGAGTAG
- a CDS encoding DAD family protein (similar to Colletotrichum graminicola M1.001 XP_008090209.1) yields the protein MAPKKNARDRPTTPTPAVAAAQDAAPAASSPAPAPAAKTSTKGRANWDEVMLNIYQYYMKETPQRTKLIDVFLSFLVVVAALQFLYCVLAGNYPFNAFLSGFCATVGQFVLTVSLRIQTTAVNKSDFPSVSPERAFADFVVCSLILHFFCVNFIN from the exons atggcTCCCAAAAAGAACGCCCGCGACCGTCCCACCACGCCGACCCCCGCCGTCGCCGCAGCCCAGGACGCCGCccctgctgcttcttctcctgctcccGCTCCCGCAGCCAAGACGAGCACCAAGGGCCGCGCCAACTGGGACGAAGTCATGCTCAACATCTACCAGTACTATATGAAGGAGACGCCGCAGCGGACCAAGCTGATTGATGTGTTTTTGTCGTTTCTGGTGGTCGTTGCTGCGTTGCAGTTTCTGTACTGCGTCCTCGCTGGCAATTAT CCGTTTAATGCGTTCTTGTCCGGTTTTTGCGCTACGGTCGGGCAGTTTGTTTTGACGG TTTCACTGCGGATACAGACGACTGCGGTGAATAAGAGTGACTTTCCGTCCGTTTCGCCTGAGAG GGCCTTTGCCGATTTTGTGGTTTGCAGCCTCATCTTGCACTTTTTCTGTGTCAACTTTATCAACTAG
- a CDS encoding cytochrome c oxidase biogenesis protein cmc1 like domain-containing protein, with protein sequence MHPHLHTKNALACEEIIAALEECHNRGFMHKATGGCNDVKDKVNQCLRLERGKLQAENRAAARTKRDRIKEEQKALGL encoded by the exons ATGCATCCTCATCTGCATACAAAAAACGCACTAG CGTGCGAAGAAATCATCGCCGCCCTCGAGGAATGCCACAACAGAGGCTTCATGCACAAAGCCACCGGCGGGTGCAACGACGTCAAAGATAAAGTGAACCAGTGTCTACGACTCGAGCGGGGAAAACTACAGGCCGAAAACAGGGCGGCTGCGAGGACCAAGCGAGACcgcatcaaggaggagcaGAAGGCGCTGGGACTGTAG